A region of Saimiri boliviensis isolate mSaiBol1 chromosome 10, mSaiBol1.pri, whole genome shotgun sequence DNA encodes the following proteins:
- the LOC141580138 gene encoding uncharacterized protein LOC141580138: protein MGSWVLCYVTLCLLGVGPWDADIYQTPFQLTGAGWDVTLEWKQNLRYNAMYWYWQDPKQNLRLIYYSMVEEDAEGGDPTEGYSHDDYESVEGSRHKKVQKRNEKASSLCDVNATMGTRLLGWAALCLLAAGSFHAKVTQTPGYLIKRKGQKTEMDCTPEKGHTFVYWYQQNQNKELMFLISFQNEQILEEMEMYKKQFSSQCPRNSPCRLTILSSDPGDRALYLCASSQSTALKCQFLSAHKLVIDPAQEAGDVLGCKGVTENNWSQLKPQWNSTKGSRVFSRSQEVMGRQF from the exons ATGGGCAGCTGGGTCCTCTGCTATGTGACCCTGTGTCTCCTGGGAGTAG GACCCTGGGATGCTGACATCTACCAGacaccatttcagctcactgggGCTGGATGGGATGTGACCCTGGAGTGGAAACAGAATTTGAGATACAATGCCATGTACTGGTACTGGCAGGACCCAAAACAAAATCTGAGACTAATCTATTACTCAATGGTTGAAGAGGATGCTGAGGGAGGAGACCCAACTGAAGGCTACAGT CATGATGATTATGAGTCTGTGGAGGGATCACGTCACAAGAAGGTGCAGAAGAGGAATGAAAAAGCCTCATCCCTTTGCGACGTCAATGCGACAATGGGCACCAGGCTTCTCGGCTGGGCAGCCCTGTGTCTCCTGGCAGCAG GCTCTTTTCATGCAAAAGTCACACAGACTCCAGGATATTTGATcaaaagaaaaggacagaaaacagaGATGGATTGTACCCCCGAAAAAGGACATACTTTTGTTTATTGGTATCAACAGAACCAGAATAAAGAGTTGATGTTTTTGATTTCCTTTCAGAATGAACAAATTCTTGAAGAAATGGAGATGTACAAGAAGCAATTCTCATCTCAATGCCCCAGGAACTCACCCTGCAGGCTGACAATCCTGTCCTCAGACCCGGGAGACAGGGCCCTGTATCTCTGTGCCAGCAGTCAATCCACAGCGCTGAAATGTCAGTTCCTCTCAGCACACAAACTTGTCATAGACCCAGCTCAGGAAGCAGGTGATGTATTAGGTTGCAAGGGAGTAACAGAAAATAACTGGAGCCAGCTCAAGCCACAGTGGAATTCAACAAAAGGATCAAGGGTGTTTAGCAGAAGTCAAGAAGTGATGGGCAGACAATTCTGA